The following are from one region of the Simiduia agarivorans SA1 = DSM 21679 genome:
- a CDS encoding YjfI family protein, with the protein MKAKSSAHYQREFRKRLREMGLVKKEVWIRPEFAKQLQAIEKQLREPGANPTAGAMDMEERVKSWTTAELYDALAGAGLNAEAEFIDGVEPAIHLTMNDYGDLPVFLTVVGDQIIAESVLWSVSDVRDVAAFNEMVLRTHKYFPLSTVSLDNLGDEGDYYHMFGALSATSSLANIVFEIEVLASNVIQATEAYSEHLK; encoded by the coding sequence ATGAAAGCCAAGTCGTCGGCCCACTACCAGCGGGAGTTCAGAAAGCGCCTGCGGGAAATGGGTCTGGTCAAAAAAGAGGTCTGGATACGCCCGGAATTCGCCAAGCAATTGCAGGCCATTGAAAAGCAATTGCGCGAGCCCGGGGCCAATCCCACTGCAGGAGCTATGGATATGGAAGAAAGAGTGAAAAGCTGGACTACCGCCGAGTTGTACGACGCGTTAGCGGGTGCCGGTCTGAATGCCGAGGCTGAGTTTATCGACGGCGTCGAGCCCGCCATTCACCTGACGATGAATGACTATGGCGACCTGCCGGTGTTTCTCACTGTGGTGGGCGACCAGATCATTGCCGAATCGGTGCTGTGGTCTGTGAGCGACGTGCGCGATGTGGCGGCGTTCAATGAAATGGTGCTGCGCACCCACAAGTACTTCCCGCTCTCCACCGTCAGTCTGGACAACCTGGGTGACGAGGGCGACTACTACCACATGTTTGGTGCGCTCAGTGCCACCTCCAGCCTGGCGAACATCGTGTTCGAAATTGAAGTGCTGGCAAGCAATGTGATTCAGGCCACTGAGGCCTATAGCGAACATCTCAAATAA
- a CDS encoding HDOD domain-containing protein, with the protein MALKGVDAWLGRLNASELPVLGGVINDLSKLTDSDQTHVNQLSDLILKDSNLTSQLLRVANSIHYNPGGTRINTVTRAIVQVGFEGVKNICISLMLVDQLLSAHPRERLLHVMALAFHAALQAKCIAPANNSEHSEQVFIAALLLHVGEMAIWSKGESQADELDQQMLLGVSEHEACEQVLGTQFRSLTRALVQSWHLSPILDASFRGGAKDPLSRAVQLGDALSRASEFGWDSKTAKNTIEEVAKFRRISVDQAREDAIRTAELAGEVIALFGLGSAHAETETAHAQHGIVVGIPDNKQQMAMLKKLSAAVRQGQDFSGIFQMVAQGLYLGVAFARVAIVLRLQDQLIAKFCAGRLEKVWRKQFLLNARDVHFFSEALNYTEAQLFDETRLAKCQHLFTEPVAKLIGQVPCLVAPVVMNNRTGGVFYADNDGEAITAEQQESFELFVHQAQILLQSASLQIRPRK; encoded by the coding sequence ATGGCACTGAAGGGCGTAGATGCATGGTTGGGTCGCCTGAATGCGAGCGAGCTGCCTGTGCTGGGTGGTGTCATTAATGACCTGAGCAAGCTCACCGACAGCGATCAAACACATGTGAATCAGTTGTCTGATCTCATTCTGAAAGACTCAAACCTCACCTCGCAGCTGCTGCGGGTGGCCAATTCCATTCATTACAACCCGGGTGGCACCCGCATCAATACCGTCACCCGTGCCATCGTACAGGTGGGTTTTGAAGGCGTGAAAAACATCTGTATCTCGTTGATGTTGGTGGATCAATTGCTGAGTGCTCACCCGCGTGAACGTTTACTGCATGTGATGGCGCTGGCATTCCATGCCGCCCTGCAGGCCAAATGCATTGCACCCGCGAATAACAGCGAACACTCCGAGCAGGTGTTTATTGCGGCCTTGTTGCTGCACGTGGGCGAGATGGCCATTTGGTCCAAAGGCGAATCACAGGCCGATGAACTGGACCAGCAAATGTTGTTGGGGGTGTCGGAGCACGAAGCCTGCGAGCAGGTGCTGGGCACCCAGTTCCGGTCGCTGACACGTGCGTTGGTGCAGAGCTGGCACCTCAGTCCTATTCTGGATGCGTCCTTCCGGGGCGGCGCTAAGGACCCCTTGTCGCGTGCGGTGCAATTAGGCGATGCCCTGAGTCGCGCCAGCGAGTTTGGCTGGGACAGTAAAACCGCAAAAAACACCATTGAAGAGGTGGCGAAATTCCGCCGGATCAGCGTCGATCAGGCGCGTGAGGATGCCATTCGCACGGCCGAACTGGCCGGCGAAGTGATTGCGTTGTTCGGCCTTGGCAGTGCCCATGCCGAAACCGAAACGGCGCATGCTCAGCATGGCATCGTTGTGGGTATACCCGACAACAAGCAGCAGATGGCGATGTTGAAAAAGCTCTCGGCCGCGGTTCGACAGGGCCAGGATTTCTCCGGCATCTTTCAGATGGTGGCGCAGGGTTTGTATCTGGGGGTGGCGTTCGCGCGCGTGGCTATCGTATTGCGTCTGCAAGACCAGTTGATTGCCAAATTCTGCGCGGGGCGTCTGGAAAAAGTCTGGCGGAAACAATTCCTGCTCAACGCCCGGGACGTACACTTTTTTTCCGAGGCGCTGAACTACACAGAAGCACAGCTGTTTGATGAAACGCGGCTTGCCAAATGCCAGCACCTGTTTACCGAACCGGTGGCCAAGCTGATCGGCCAGGTCCCTTGCCTGGTGGCCCCGGTGGTGATGAACAATCGCACGGGCGGCGTCTTTTATGCCGATAACGACGGCGAGGCGATCACCGCCGAACAACAGGAAAGCTTTGAGCTGTTTGTGCATCAGGCGCAGATTCTGTTGCAATCGGCCTCGTTGCAGATCCGACCCCGCAAATAA
- a CDS encoding PspA/IM30 family protein: MNIWAKMMTALKGGINEAGEAVVDSQALRILDQEVREASEALKQSKDSLAEIIAREKLARQKAKDLGAKIEEHEGYALKALEKGDEPLAHEVAVKIADLENQMAQEQEAEADFKANADKLRQVIAQTELNLKRMKQQVDTVKATENVQRAQAAVAERHSGTNSKMRTAMDSLERIKEKQALKAAQMAAAEEMSESSADASLQEKLEKAGITGSGKNADDVLARLKAKKSS; the protein is encoded by the coding sequence ATGAACATCTGGGCAAAAATGATGACCGCCCTCAAGGGTGGCATTAACGAAGCGGGCGAAGCGGTGGTAGACAGCCAGGCGCTGCGCATTCTGGATCAGGAAGTGCGCGAAGCGTCCGAGGCGCTCAAGCAAAGCAAAGACAGCCTGGCGGAAATCATCGCGCGCGAAAAACTGGCGCGGCAAAAAGCCAAGGATCTGGGCGCAAAAATAGAAGAGCATGAAGGCTATGCCCTCAAGGCGCTGGAAAAAGGCGACGAGCCGCTGGCGCATGAAGTGGCGGTAAAAATTGCCGATCTGGAAAATCAGATGGCGCAGGAGCAGGAAGCCGAGGCGGATTTCAAAGCCAATGCCGACAAACTGCGTCAGGTCATTGCGCAAACCGAACTGAACCTGAAGCGCATGAAACAACAGGTGGATACGGTCAAAGCCACGGAAAACGTGCAGCGCGCGCAGGCGGCGGTGGCCGAACGCCACAGCGGCACAAATTCCAAAATGCGCACGGCCATGGATTCGCTGGAACGCATCAAGGAAAAGCAGGCATTGAAAGCGGCACAAATGGCGGCGGCGGAAGAGATGAGTGAATCTTCTGCGGATGCATCACTGCAGGAGAAGCTGGAAAAAGCCGGCATTACCGGCAGCGGCAAAAATGCCGACGATGTGCTGGCGCGGCTGAAAGCGAAAAAATCGTCTTAA
- a CDS encoding flotillin family protein: MADLTVLMPIVTGVGIFFVVLMGLAALFKAFYVKVEQGVALIVNDMSSKPKVHFTGALVYPIIHKKELMRISLITLEVDRRGKDGLICRDNMRADITVAFYLRVNETAEDVLKVAKSIGADRASDREAVNQLFNAKFSEALKTVGKQIEFVNLFENRMEFREKIVAVIGQDLNGYVLEDVAIDYLEQTPKASLDPSNIMDAEGIKKITELTASQNVRTNELERDEELAIKKKNVETVEAMLALERQESDAKAKQEREIATIRAREEAETKKVQEEERLRAESTSIQVNQEIAVKTENQQREVEVAAQNRLRAVAIEEEKVTRARDLEIVAREREVEIQRIEAEKALEVERKEIANVIRERVAVDKTVAIEEERIKEVREVSEADRRKQTQVLDAEARAEEDKVKQVKAAEADELSAKHKAVEITTLAQANLESATKEAESKKKLAEGIQAERSAPGLADATVIRAKGDAEADAMRGTGNSEAEVIAAKGESEARVIASKGESEARVVAAKGESEAAAKRQIGLAQAEVTREQFKAEADGLVDKFNAMNSMSTQAREHEEFRMGLETALKEALASIDAGKDIARENAEVLATALERAKIDIVGGEDHFFNNFAKSLSIGKAIDGLAEKSGTLQAILGKLMEPKDVVATTEKAKAEDANA, translated from the coding sequence ATGGCTGATTTAACTGTCCTGATGCCTATCGTCACCGGCGTGGGTATCTTCTTTGTGGTCCTCATGGGCCTGGCTGCGCTGTTCAAAGCTTTTTATGTAAAAGTTGAGCAGGGCGTGGCGTTGATTGTTAACGACATGTCATCCAAGCCCAAGGTGCATTTTACCGGTGCGCTGGTATATCCCATCATCCACAAGAAAGAGCTGATGCGTATTTCGCTGATCACGCTGGAAGTGGATCGCCGGGGCAAGGATGGCTTGATCTGTCGCGACAATATGCGCGCCGACATTACCGTGGCCTTCTACCTGCGGGTGAATGAAACGGCGGAAGATGTGCTCAAAGTGGCTAAGTCCATCGGCGCCGATCGCGCCTCGGACCGCGAAGCAGTCAACCAGCTGTTCAATGCGAAGTTCTCTGAAGCGCTGAAAACCGTAGGTAAGCAGATTGAATTCGTCAATCTGTTCGAAAATCGCATGGAGTTCCGCGAGAAAATCGTTGCGGTTATCGGCCAGGATCTGAACGGCTATGTGCTGGAAGACGTGGCCATCGATTATCTGGAGCAAACGCCGAAAGCCTCACTTGATCCCTCCAACATCATGGATGCGGAAGGTATCAAGAAGATCACCGAGCTGACCGCAAGCCAGAATGTGCGCACCAACGAACTGGAACGCGACGAAGAACTGGCAATCAAGAAAAAGAACGTAGAAACCGTGGAAGCCATGCTGGCACTGGAGCGTCAGGAATCCGATGCCAAGGCCAAACAGGAGCGTGAAATCGCCACCATCCGCGCCCGCGAGGAGGCAGAAACCAAGAAAGTACAGGAAGAAGAACGCCTGCGCGCCGAAAGCACCTCGATTCAGGTGAATCAGGAAATCGCGGTAAAAACCGAAAACCAGCAGCGCGAAGTGGAAGTGGCAGCGCAGAACCGTTTGCGCGCCGTGGCCATTGAGGAAGAAAAGGTCACCCGTGCGCGCGATCTGGAAATCGTCGCACGCGAACGCGAAGTGGAGATCCAGCGCATTGAAGCAGAAAAGGCACTGGAAGTAGAGCGCAAGGAAATTGCCAACGTGATCCGCGAGCGGGTGGCAGTGGACAAAACCGTGGCGATCGAAGAAGAGCGCATTAAAGAAGTACGCGAAGTCTCGGAAGCGGATCGCCGCAAGCAAACCCAGGTGCTGGATGCGGAAGCGCGCGCTGAAGAAGACAAAGTCAAACAGGTGAAGGCAGCAGAAGCTGACGAGCTGTCTGCCAAGCACAAGGCGGTTGAAATCACCACGCTGGCGCAGGCCAATCTGGAGTCGGCGACCAAAGAAGCGGAATCCAAGAAAAAACTGGCCGAAGGTATCCAGGCCGAGCGCTCAGCACCGGGCCTTGCCGATGCCACCGTAATTCGCGCCAAGGGCGATGCCGAAGCGGATGCAATGCGCGGTACCGGTAACTCCGAAGCGGAAGTGATTGCTGCGAAAGGTGAGTCTGAAGCGCGCGTGATTGCGTCGAAAGGCGAATCGGAAGCCCGGGTTGTGGCTGCGAAAGGCGAATCGGAAGCCGCCGCCAAGCGCCAGATTGGTTTGGCACAAGCGGAAGTCACCCGCGAGCAATTCAAAGCCGAGGCCGATGGTCTGGTGGACAAGTTCAACGCCATGAACAGCATGAGCACACAGGCGCGCGAGCACGAAGAGTTCCGCATGGGCCTGGAAACCGCACTCAAGGAAGCCCTGGCGTCGATCGATGCAGGCAAGGACATTGCGCGCGAAAACGCCGAGGTACTGGCCACCGCACTGGAGCGCGCGAAGATCGACATCGTCGGCGGCGAAGACCATTTCTTCAACAACTTCGCCAAGTCCTTGTCTATCGGCAAGGCGATCGATGGTCTGGCCGAAAAGAGCGGTACCTTGCAGGCCATCCTGGGCAAATTGATGGAGCCCAAGGATGTGGTTGCCACCACTGAAAAAGCGAAAGCCGAAGACGCCAACGCTTGA
- a CDS encoding DNA repair ATPase — protein sequence MAKAEMNSADNRVDDAVASGGAYEVIRKRLTEQGQKLKGFADTLNSARTSEFGSTEMQVLARTRVRTENNSIARDMVQVGPYLLFGYNVFIGLKKEVRVEDVFELYRLQQTGDDITLEPQAKDNTFLADRGFVSDFEELYRYYKHTRLVELSVKNGKLLAGFQIGEKLDDIRVFRWALSADQKTLTYMDNRGERDIQLPPAYDFEWVRTTREHSVHGKHPHVNIEDTVFVETVGGDLTIKVENNTQDGLGIYREPVEDKTQSLDDAEIHYARVGKLILLKILPYREQVWRYFIFNTLTQAVVRQDALAGSCVQLPEDHGVIFPGGYYLESGETKLFDQVDKGFRFKRRVKSPNGEDVLYCFYEPASGQLVLLSYNLIEKTLRNPLLCNGYALADNGRLVIFNAEAEPTRVHPMQVWDTPFISEEYASRAPASQSFLGNIGNAAVVRGVSDLYSLCKMIGQQSVSRAGYEELISAAGRIFDDHYWLDDTQVEGVAASVREIQATAELVIDEFVKVQSIQAASAKALGEARNETQALLQRICPDEWQTTDEFVAALVAVRKQRGHLISLKELRYIDLETLSSLEQQLVEQEQGLQEQTLGFLAGETALAPYEAKISEFESAAEALQTGAEAKALLESIDETSGQLDLLSEMMAGLSGGDVNATTRIVENISLVYASLNQCKARARNKSKSLGLSEAVAQFSAQFKLLSQGVANALSLSSTPDKCDEQLSRLLVQLEELEGQFGEHDQFLTDILSKREEIYEAFESHKQQLLDEQQKQSQAVADAAYRVIESLDKRSQKFTQPDELNTFFASDPLVLKVRELVQRLRDLNNPVKADDVESKFKALVDQAKRGLRDKSDIYEADGSVIKLGPRHRFSVNKRDLDLTIIPRDDALAIHLTGTDYFDVIDDPALNALKPYWSMSLGSETAEVYRAEYLAYCVHQAMLAGEYDEPTLMQARTDEAVLARLVRDYATPRYKEGYEKGIHDHDAALILQQLMSVLEIADTLQYSPQARVLAQYFVASLPAKSDQLSHWQSRARAGLAMRERLQSRAATQLLIADLEQALALFSEESGLFRDVIAEAAEYLVAECELPVLQFASSRYGSELLKLFTAAMGDQAMAELRAAAKPLPLKDQVAMVSSWVRAVIGKEGQAQLSHYADECVALFLLQSTLAYRALSAELNVQVNGLLGNHARIEQGRLSLIPDNYLGRMRHHDRVVKPGYENYLNIRATIAEREKKDLRLASFKARPLTSFVRNRLINESYLPLIGDNLAKQMGTVGENKRTDLMGLLMMISPPGYGKTTLMEYVANRLGLIFMKINCPSLGHEVLSLDPEQAPNATSRKELEKLNLALEMSNNVMLYLDDIQHTHPEFLQKFISLCDGTRRIEGVWKGDTKTYDMRGKKFCVVMAGNPYTESGEVFKIPDMLANRADIYNLGDILGGMDEQFGLSYIENSMTSNPVLAPLATRDLKDLYKFVRMAQGEEVATTDLSHEYSGSEVAEITGVLRNMLRVRDVVLRVNQEYIASAAKDDKYRTEPPFKLQGSYRNMNKLTEKLSAVMNEQEINQLIADHYVGEAQLLTTGAEANLLKLAEIRNQMTDEQKARWAAIKKDFLRNKSMGGDDADTGMKLVAQLTDIVGVLEQLNATVTHSRSSSEPAADSNHATAQLIAKGMVRIAHSIKNLSPQVQVVNEPVPGLEQILTTLANTLEHSIFPLVRNMDKKLDIDLRTHDRMQDVSNQLRALVGQKPASDNPEE from the coding sequence ATGGCTAAGGCAGAAATGAATTCGGCCGACAATCGCGTGGACGATGCGGTAGCATCGGGTGGCGCCTACGAAGTCATCCGCAAGCGGCTGACCGAGCAGGGCCAGAAACTCAAAGGCTTTGCCGATACCCTGAACAGTGCCCGCACCAGCGAGTTTGGTTCCACTGAAATGCAGGTGTTGGCGCGCACCCGGGTGCGTACCGAAAACAACAGTATCGCCCGCGATATGGTGCAGGTGGGTCCTTACCTGCTGTTCGGATACAACGTGTTTATCGGCCTCAAAAAAGAAGTGCGGGTGGAGGACGTGTTCGAACTCTACCGTCTGCAGCAAACCGGCGACGATATCACGCTTGAGCCGCAAGCCAAAGACAACACCTTTCTGGCCGACAGAGGATTTGTCAGCGATTTCGAAGAGCTATACCGTTACTACAAGCACACCCGTCTGGTGGAGCTGTCGGTTAAAAACGGCAAACTACTGGCAGGCTTTCAGATTGGCGAAAAGCTTGACGATATCCGGGTGTTCCGTTGGGCGCTGTCTGCGGACCAGAAAACCCTGACGTATATGGATAACCGCGGGGAGCGGGACATCCAGCTGCCCCCGGCCTATGATTTTGAATGGGTCCGCACCACCCGCGAACACAGTGTGCACGGTAAGCACCCGCACGTGAACATTGAAGACACGGTGTTTGTGGAGACGGTAGGTGGCGATCTGACCATCAAGGTGGAAAATAATACCCAGGACGGATTGGGTATTTACCGCGAGCCGGTGGAAGATAAAACCCAGTCATTGGACGACGCCGAGATTCATTACGCCCGGGTCGGTAAACTCATCCTGCTGAAAATTCTGCCGTATCGGGAACAGGTCTGGCGCTATTTTATTTTCAATACGCTGACCCAAGCCGTGGTGCGTCAGGATGCGCTGGCCGGCTCCTGTGTGCAATTGCCGGAAGACCACGGTGTGATCTTTCCGGGAGGCTACTATCTGGAGAGCGGTGAAACCAAACTGTTTGATCAGGTGGACAAAGGTTTCCGCTTTAAGCGCCGGGTTAAATCCCCCAATGGCGAAGATGTGCTCTATTGTTTTTACGAGCCGGCCAGTGGGCAGCTGGTATTGCTCTCGTATAACCTGATTGAAAAAACTTTGCGAAATCCGCTGCTGTGCAACGGCTATGCGCTGGCCGACAACGGTCGGTTGGTGATTTTTAATGCCGAAGCCGAGCCTACGCGCGTGCATCCGATGCAGGTATGGGATACACCGTTTATCTCCGAGGAATATGCCAGCAGGGCGCCGGCGAGCCAGAGTTTTCTGGGCAATATCGGCAATGCGGCGGTGGTGCGCGGCGTATCGGATCTTTACAGTTTGTGCAAAATGATCGGCCAGCAATCCGTATCGCGCGCGGGCTACGAAGAGTTGATCAGTGCAGCGGGCCGGATTTTTGATGATCACTACTGGCTGGATGACACCCAGGTAGAGGGCGTGGCCGCCAGCGTGCGCGAGATACAAGCCACCGCCGAATTGGTGATTGATGAATTCGTCAAAGTGCAATCCATTCAGGCGGCCTCGGCTAAGGCGTTAGGCGAGGCGCGCAATGAAACTCAGGCCTTACTGCAGCGTATTTGTCCTGACGAGTGGCAGACGACGGATGAGTTTGTGGCAGCGTTGGTGGCGGTGCGCAAACAGCGCGGTCACCTGATATCGCTGAAAGAACTCCGCTATATCGATCTGGAGACATTGTCGTCGCTGGAGCAGCAACTGGTAGAGCAAGAGCAGGGCCTGCAGGAGCAGACGCTGGGATTCCTTGCCGGCGAGACTGCGCTGGCGCCCTACGAAGCCAAAATCAGCGAGTTTGAATCCGCTGCCGAAGCCCTGCAGACCGGCGCTGAGGCCAAAGCGTTACTGGAATCCATTGATGAGACGTCCGGTCAGCTGGATCTGCTCTCAGAAATGATGGCGGGCCTGAGCGGAGGCGATGTGAATGCCACCACGCGCATCGTGGAAAACATTTCACTGGTGTACGCATCGCTCAACCAATGCAAGGCGCGTGCGCGCAACAAGTCCAAGTCGCTGGGGCTGTCCGAGGCGGTGGCGCAGTTTTCGGCCCAGTTCAAGTTGTTGAGCCAGGGCGTGGCCAATGCCCTGAGTCTGTCATCGACACCGGATAAGTGCGACGAGCAGCTGTCCCGCCTGTTGGTGCAGCTGGAAGAACTTGAGGGGCAGTTTGGCGAGCACGACCAGTTTCTTACCGACATCCTGAGCAAGCGCGAAGAAATCTACGAAGCGTTTGAGTCGCACAAGCAACAGTTGCTGGATGAACAGCAAAAGCAATCACAGGCAGTGGCCGATGCTGCCTACCGGGTGATCGAAAGTCTGGATAAGCGCAGCCAGAAATTTACCCAGCCGGACGAACTCAATACCTTTTTTGCCTCTGACCCGTTAGTGCTCAAAGTGCGCGAACTGGTGCAGCGATTGCGCGACCTTAACAATCCGGTCAAAGCCGATGACGTTGAGTCGAAATTCAAGGCCTTGGTGGATCAGGCCAAACGCGGCTTGCGCGATAAGTCCGATATCTATGAAGCTGATGGCAGTGTGATCAAACTGGGGCCGCGTCATCGCTTTTCGGTGAACAAGCGGGACCTGGATCTGACCATTATTCCGCGCGATGACGCGCTTGCTATTCATCTCACCGGTACCGATTACTTTGATGTCATTGACGATCCGGCGTTGAACGCGCTCAAGCCCTATTGGAGCATGAGCCTGGGCTCTGAAACCGCCGAGGTCTATCGCGCTGAGTATCTGGCTTATTGTGTACATCAGGCGATGCTGGCGGGCGAATACGACGAGCCGACCTTAATGCAGGCGCGCACGGATGAGGCGGTACTGGCGAGGCTGGTGCGCGATTATGCCACACCGCGGTACAAGGAAGGCTATGAGAAAGGCATTCACGATCACGACGCCGCGCTGATTTTGCAGCAGTTGATGTCGGTACTGGAAATTGCCGACACGCTGCAGTACTCGCCTCAGGCACGAGTACTGGCACAGTACTTCGTGGCCTCATTGCCCGCCAAATCCGACCAGCTGTCGCACTGGCAAAGTCGTGCCCGGGCGGGGCTGGCCATGCGGGAGCGCCTGCAAAGCCGTGCGGCTACCCAGTTGCTGATTGCAGATCTTGAGCAAGCGCTTGCGTTGTTTTCGGAAGAGTCCGGCCTGTTCCGCGATGTGATTGCAGAGGCGGCTGAATATCTGGTGGCAGAATGTGAGCTACCGGTGCTGCAATTTGCCAGCAGCCGGTATGGATCGGAATTGCTCAAGCTCTTCACCGCGGCCATGGGCGATCAGGCGATGGCGGAATTGCGCGCGGCTGCCAAACCGCTGCCGTTAAAAGACCAGGTGGCCATGGTGTCGTCGTGGGTACGGGCCGTCATCGGCAAAGAAGGGCAGGCGCAATTGAGCCACTATGCGGATGAATGTGTGGCCCTGTTTCTGTTGCAATCCACGCTGGCTTATCGGGCCCTGTCTGCCGAGCTGAACGTGCAGGTAAACGGGCTTTTAGGCAACCACGCGCGTATCGAGCAGGGCCGCTTGTCGCTGATTCCGGACAACTACCTGGGGCGCATGCGCCACCATGATCGGGTCGTAAAGCCAGGCTACGAAAACTACCTGAACATCCGCGCCACCATTGCCGAGCGGGAGAAAAAAGACTTGCGGCTGGCGAGCTTCAAGGCGCGGCCACTGACTTCCTTTGTCCGGAACCGTCTGATCAATGAATCCTATCTGCCACTGATTGGTGACAACCTCGCCAAGCAAATGGGCACAGTGGGTGAAAACAAGCGGACAGACCTGATGGGTCTGTTGATGATGATTTCGCCGCCGGGCTATGGCAAAACCACATTAATGGAATACGTGGCAAATCGCCTCGGATTGATCTTCATGAAGATCAACTGTCCATCCTTGGGTCACGAGGTGCTATCGCTGGATCCCGAGCAGGCGCCCAATGCTACTTCGCGCAAGGAACTGGAAAAACTCAACCTGGCGTTGGAGATGTCCAACAACGTGATGTTGTACCTGGACGATATTCAACATACCCACCCCGAGTTTTTGCAGAAGTTCATTTCACTGTGTGACGGTACACGCCGCATCGAGGGTGTATGGAAGGGTGACACCAAAACCTACGACATGCGCGGGAAAAAATTCTGCGTTGTCATGGCAGGTAACCCTTATACGGAGTCCGGTGAGGTATTCAAAATTCCGGATATGCTCGCCAACCGGGCCGATATTTATAACCTGGGTGACATTCTCGGGGGCATGGACGAACAGTTTGGTCTGAGCTATATCGAAAACTCCATGACGTCTAATCCGGTGTTGGCTCCCCTGGCCACGCGCGATCTGAAGGATTTGTATAAGTTTGTGCGCATGGCGCAAGGTGAGGAGGTGGCAACCACCGATCTGTCCCATGAATACAGTGGCAGTGAAGTAGCAGAAATCACCGGGGTGCTGCGCAATATGCTGCGCGTGCGCGATGTGGTGTTGCGGGTGAATCAGGAATACATTGCCTCAGCCGCCAAGGATGATAAATATCGTACCGAGCCGCCGTTCAAGTTGCAGGGCAGTTACCGCAATATGAACAAGCTGACAGAAAAATTATCAGCGGTAATGAACGAGCAGGAAATCAATCAGCTGATTGCCGATCACTATGTGGGCGAAGCGCAACTACTGACCACCGGTGCCGAAGCGAACCTCCTCAAGCTGGCCGAAATCCGTAACCAGATGACGGACGAGCAAAAAGCCCGTTGGGCCGCGATCAAGAAAGACTTCCTGCGCAATAAGTCCATGGGCGGAGACGATGCGGATACCGGCATGAAGCTGGTGGCGCAACTCACCGATATTGTCGGTGTGCTCGAACAGTTGAACGCGACCGTGACCCATTCACGTAGCAGTTCAGAACCGGCAGCAGATAGCAACCATGCCACCGCGCAGTTAATTGCCAAGGGCATGGTGCGGATTGCGCACAGTATCAAGAATCTGTCGCCTCAGGTGCAGGTTGTGAACGAACCGGTGCCCGGTCTCGAACAAATCCTCACAACCCTCGCCAATACGTTGGAGCACAGTATTTTCCCGCTGGTACGCAATATGGACAAAAAGTTGGATATCGATCTGCGTACGCATGACCGCATGCAGGATGTGTCCAATCAACTGCGAGCGTTGGTGGGTCAAAAACCTGCTTCAGACAACCCGGAGGAATAA